The sequence GGGGGAAGATGAGAAACGCAAATCTTATCATATTACATGCAAAACGAATCCCCTGGCCTCCCAACCAGAAGCACAACAGCCCCAACTTAGACAACATCATCTCATGTGTCGTTCAACCAATATCTACCacatcacaagaagaaaaaaaacaacaactatgtATCTAAATATAACAACTAGCATCTATGAGAAAATATGATGAATAATGATGACAAACTAGACGATGGCTTATACACAATCAAGGAAGATAAGAAAACGGGAATTGTTTGGCAATACAAATTACAAAATGAAATATCTTGAAGCTTATTGAAAAACTTGTGCGAACTAGGTGtaagaacaaaacaaaaaaaacattgaATATGAAAATCCAACTGTAAGCAAGGTATTTACATACCTTATATCAGAAACGGAGAAATAGGTGTGATACGCAAATGTGAAAGTAAAAGGTTTCCCATCAGTATTGGTATTTCTGATGCGGGATGTTAGCATCAAATCTCCACCAGGACCCAGAGTAATTCTTAGACGAAATTCATAACTGCAATGACCAAAACTACCAAGTcaaatggaaaaactaaaaagCTGGTAAACAGTCATGATACTAATCTAGCAAAACATAAGTGTGATCTCCCCACTGGGGTACCTGTGAGGCCAAGTCTTTATATCATCCTCGGTCGGTTTGAGAATCAAATCAACAAAAGCCTTATTGGAGTTAACAGTTGGAAATGGAGGTGGATCAGACTCAATGCTCCAAATCTTGTTTCTTGCGAACCCATGTTGTTCAAGATTTCCTTGACCTCCAAACTGCACATAAGGGTTACTTTCACTGAAACAACTCAATATGTATcattaaaagaaagaagatgagatTAGAAGCACAAACCTGAGGAAAGCATATTGGAATGCCACCACGAATGGCCTTTGGGGGCTTAAATTGGGCCTGTACATGCAATACATATACATTCGAGTAAGAAATAAAGAGAAAACATATACTAACATCAGAACCTAGGTCCTGGAGGATTGACAGGTCGAATTGCTAGTTTTTGGATACGAGATCGTAATCTCAGCATTGAATGTGTATTCCTGaataatttcatttttcaattcaaTTTCCACTAATAAAAATACAATAAAACACCaccaacaactttgaaaataaaatacaTTTTCGAAGTGTTTCTGCCTAGAAGTATCCATGCGGTCATTGTTAACAGGTTATCATTTTCATGAGTTTTGAACTCGAAAAATTCCCAGTACCTTACTGCTGACGAACAGCAGCTCCTCCCCATGGTCATTCTTCCAAGACGTCACATGACCTCCatacagatatacctatgaacAAAAAGTGTGATCGTCAGAAAGTTTTGATCCACCGTACTCAAATCTGTCTTTCTGTAAGAAATGGGAAACTTGATAACTAAGTTCAAAGGAAAAATAATCTACCGAGTAACTAAGCAAACAGAAATCACAACTATTATTTCGAAGAAACAGATCTATGTTTACAGTGCTCAAGTATGTTTTTGATGTCCTTTCTCTATGAATTATATTTCCTAGTCTAAATTAACCAATGGATCCAAAACAAAATAATATTGAAAGAtgtaaaaccaaaaaccaaaaatgtTTCAAGTATCAAAAGAGCAAACCAAGAACGTTTTCACTGCTTACACTGACATAAAATCTGACAGTTACTTGGCATCAAAAAGTTCAGAAACTTACCAAGAAACCAAGAAATGAACTGAATAAACGAAAACAAACAGAAACTACAAGATACTTACTGAAACAGATAATAATTAAAGTCAAGAAGAAAATTCCCCTTAATGTACAAAAACAACAATCACTTCAAAGGAACATCAAATTTACAGTTACTTTAAGAATATGGATCCATTAACTATCAAACATCAATTTCGTCAAGCAGAAAATCAGATCCGAATGAATCACACTAAACCTATTGCATTCGATCAAAATCCAATTCACAAATTTTTTATCCGATTCATCATCACCCGATGAATCCAAATCCGGTTTCgaattctcaaccaaaacctaacAATTACTCAACATTCCAATACTTAATCAATGATTACAATACAACAAGAATCAGATCCAAACAGATTAAATTAAGATTCACCACATTTACAATTTGGAAATCAAGAAAGACGAAAGAAGATTAGTATATTACCTCAGCCGAACTACGAACTTCTCTTAAGATGACTTTCTCAAGACCATTAATTCCCTTACAAACCTCAACAGGAACCCTATCGGTGGTGGTCGACATATTCACACTTGTCTGTAATTCTCTCTATAGAATCATAAAACCCTAAGAAAATATTTTGATTCttgaaagagaaaatattttcacTAAAGTGGTTTTCCTCTGGTCATCTCTATTtatatattaaagagaaagatatcAGAGAAGGACTAAACTTTTTAGTGTGAGCCTCCCTTCGTCTGTGGTGTCTTGAGGTTACAACAGTTTTCTCTTTTCCATTTTCATTTTTACTGGAAAAAAGAGACATTTATAATCTGGAGTGACAGTCCACACTTTTTTTTTCCTCCATTTGCCCAAATTAGTGGCCCAATAGTCACCCAAGTCTATGTGTAATTAGGCCAAGGGAATATGTGAAATTAGGCTTAAGGAAATCACATTCCAATTAATTCAAACCAAAATAATGATTACATAATTGTTTTATCATCAAAACCactaaaatacaagataatcaaaacttaaatacaaatacaaaagatgatttgcttcaaaaaaaaatatgatacaaATGATGACATCAGTTGTAGgtacatcgcgaagagaaagagccatgaaCCGCAAAGACATCCAATTTTTGTAGATGTAGTGGTGATGAATGATGGTGTGAACCGAATCAATTTCGATCATTTAAAATGATTTATCTTattcaataagagatgctccaaacAAAATGAAGTATTTTtcccaaaatcttgtagatccaaacgaatCTGGATGTCCTGAATCCCTCTTGCTGAAGATGAATCTAAAGCGACACCGAGCAGAATCACTAACGTTCTTGATGATTCGAGAATAGCAAGCCAAGAAACACCGTGGAGATTTGAAAGAATCGATATTACAGCGAAGAGAAAATTGTcttaaagacgaagaaaagatcgcCCAAATAACGAAGAAATATGTCCATagacaccaaaaacaacaaaaataaaacctaaaaacataagTTAGATTATTTTTACTCATAAAAGGCTAAAAATCCTTTCTCAAATCTAGACCCAAAGGACTAAATCTGAGCAAAATGAAGAAGGAAGCTCttgggtttttctttttcttttaggaGACTGGGGGAGAAAGGGAGGAGCgatttactttaaaaaaaaacatattgtCAGGTCCAaaacatttttcattttttgtgaCACCCATATAAAAAGTACGGGAGAAACGCGTAATTACTCTTGATGGTGTTAAAGGTAGTTTCTTTAACTTCCCTTCACATcatttatttactttattttcagAGGGAAATAGATCTCGAAAATCCTAAAAAACATAATGATCGGTTCATCTTCTTATTCG comes from Papaver somniferum cultivar HN1 chromosome 7, ASM357369v1, whole genome shotgun sequence and encodes:
- the LOC113299284 gene encoding putative glucose-6-phosphate 1-epimerase, whose translation is MSTTTDRVPVEVCKGINGLEKVILREVRSSAEVYLYGGHVTSWKNDHGEELLFVSSKAQFKPPKAIRGGIPICFPQFGGQGNLEQHGFARNKIWSIESDPPPFPTVNSNKAFVDLILKPTEDDIKTWPHSYEFRLRITLGPGGDLMLTSRIRNTNTDGKPFTFTFAYHTYFSVSDISEVRVEGLETIDYLDNLQNRERFTEQGDAITFEGEVDKVYVSTPTKIAILDHEKKRTFVLRKDGLPDAVVWNPWDKKAKAMADFGDDEYKHMLCVEAAVVEKPITLKPGEEWKGRQELSAVPSSYCSGQLDPQRVLQTS